The genomic region CAGCCCCTCCCCCGGCAGCCTTGCAACCCAGGAGCAGGCCACCGGCGGGGCCCAGCCCAGCGACGACACCAATACCGTCGTCGCTCCTGACGCTGAAAGTGACACGGGCAGCGCGCTCTCCGGCACCTACCGCCCGGCCAACCTGCCCGAACTGGCCCTCACCCCGCCGCTGATCTACGAGATACTGGCCGCCGAGATCGCCCTGCAGCGCGAACAGCCCGGTGCCGCCTACGCCACCTACCATTCACTGGCCGCCCAGACCGGCGACGCTCGCCTGGCCCGTCGCGCCACCGAGATCGCCATCGTCACCGGCTCACTGTCCGACGCGCTGGACAGCGCCCGCCTGTGGGTGCGCCTTGACCCCACCTACCCCAATGCCCGCAAGGCGCTGGATACCCTGCTGCTGGCCAACGGCCGCGTGACCGAGGTCGAACCGGCCCTCACCCGCCAGCTCACCCAGGCCCGCCAGGCCGGCACACTCGACACCGCCTACCCGCAGCTGCAGGAAAAGCTCCTGAACCTGCCCGACCGCCGTGCCGCCTGGGCACTGGCCCAGCGGCTCAGCGCCTCCGACCTCGACAACATCCAGGCCCGCCTGATGCGCGCCCGCCTGGCCCATGAAGCCGGCCAGCAGCAGGCCGCCACCGACGAGGCCCTGGCCGCCCAGCAGCTGGCGCCCGACAACATCGAGGCCGTGCTGGCCAGCGTCCAGCTGCTGCAGTCCCGGCCCGGCGGCCGCCAGCGTGCCGCCGTCCTGCTGGGCAACTACCTGCAGAAACACCCCGACGACCTGCGCGCCCTCAAGGCCCAGGGCCTGCTGCAGATCGCCAGCGAACAGAACGACGCCGCCATCGCCACGCTCTCGCGCGTGCAGTCGCTGGAGCCGGACAACCCCGCCACCCTCTACACCCTGGCCCAGCTCCATCACCAGAAACACGACTACGCCCGCGCCACCGAAGCCCTGCAGCGCTACGTCGCCCTGCCGGAAGACATCGAGCGCGACAACGGCAACGCCTTCCTGTTCCTGTCCGAGATCGCCCAGAAGCAGAACGACCAGGCCGGCGCCATCCAGTGGCTGGAGCGCGTGCCCACCAACAGCCGCGTCCACTTCGAGGCCCAGCTGACCCGGGCCAGCCTGCTGGCGCGCCAGAGCCGCCCCGAAGCCGGCCTGGCCGCCCTGTCCTCGCTCAAGCCCCGCAACCTGCGCGAAACCCAGCTGCAGACCGTCACCCGCGCCCAGATCCTGCGCGAAGCTGGCCGCTACCAGGCCGCCTTCGACGTGCTCGATCGCGCCATCCGGCAGCGCAAGGATGACAAGGACACCATCGACCTGCTCTACGACCGCGCCATTGCCGCCGAGAAGGTGGGTCGCCTGGATGTCCTGGAAAAGGACCTTCGCCGCCTCATCAAGCTGCGCCCCGATGACGGCAACGCCTACAACGCCCTGGGCTACACCCTGGCCGATCACAACCAGCGCCTGCTCGAAGCCCTCACCCTCATCGAGAAGGCCAACCAGCTCAACCCCGGCGACCCGCACATCCAGGACAGCCTGGGCTGGGTCTACTTCCGCCTGGGGCGCACCCAGGACGCACTCGACGTGTTCCGCGCACTCTGGCAGAAATCCCCGGATACCGAGGTCGGCACCCACTACGGCGAAGTCCTCTGGCACGCCGGCCAGCAGGATGGTGCCCGCGACATCTGGCGCCAGTGCCGGCAGCAAGACCCCAACAACGAGCTGCTGCGCGACACCCTCAAGCGCCTGGGCGTGACGCTGCAGCCCTGACGCGCTCATCCCACCACGAACTCCATCGCGGACAGGGCATGCCCTGTCCGCCGTGCCCATGCCCCTGATCCTGCGACGTACCACCCGGCAAAGTGGCGCACCGCGCCATACCTCCTTCCCTCACAGCCCCCGGCGGCGCCACCTGTTGCACGCGCCGCTGCTGACCGGCCTGCTGGGTGCCGCATTCATGGCCGGCTGCGCCACCACCCCGCCCAGCCCGCCGCCTGCGGCCCACAACCCCGCCGAGCCCCTGCACCTCACCGGCCGCTTCTCGTTCACCAGCACCAGCAACCTGCCGCAAAGCCGTCCTCAGCACAGCAGCGGCCGCTTCCAGCTGAACCGGGAAGGCGAAAACCTCTCCATCGAACTGTCCTCGCCCTTCGGCCAGACCCTCGTGCGCGCTGCCCAGCGCCAGGGTGAAGCTGCCTGGCTGGAAACCGCCCAGCACCAGCGCTACACCGGCCCCACCCTGGAAGCCGTCCTGCAGGACGCCATCGGCATCCCCGTGCCCGTCAGCCGCCTGCCCGACTGGCTCACCGACCGCTTCCAGAACGTCGAGGAACGCTCGGCCGACGGCCACAGCATCCGTGCCCGCGATGCCGGCTGGCAGATCGAACGCAACGACAGCCGCTGGTTCCTCACCTGGCACCAGAACCCCCAGCGCATCGAGATCCGGCTCGTCGTCGACCCGACGGCCCAGCCCGCAGAACAGCCATGAACAGCCCCACCCGCCTGCACCTGCCGGCCCCTGCCAAGCTCAACCTCTTCCTGCACGTCACCGGCCGCCGCGCCGACGGCCTGCACCTGCTGGAAACCGTCTTCCAGTTCATCGACCTGGAAGACCACGTCACCCTGGAGCTGGATCCTTCCGGCCACATCGGCCGCACGCATGACCCCGAAGGCTTCTCTGCCGACGACGACCTCACCCTGCGCGCAGCCCGCGCCCTGAAGGAAGCCACCGGCTGCCCGCTGGGCGTGCGTGTCACCCTCGACAAGCAGATCCCCATGGGCGCCGGCCTGGGCGGCGGAAGCTCCGACGCCGCCACCGTCCTGCTGGGTCTCAACCAGCTCTGGCAGCTTGGCCTGTCGCGTGAACGCCTCATCGACATCGCCCGTCCGCTGGGCGCCGATGTCCCCATCTTCGTCTACGGCCAGAACGCCTACGCCACTGGCATCGGCGACATCTTTGAGCCCATTTCCCTGCCCGATCGCTGGTTCGTGTTGTTCATGCCCAACGTTCATGTGGCCACCGCTGGAATTTTTTCCGCACCCGAATTGACACGCAACACGAAACCCATCAGAATTCATGGCTTCACAGCAATGGCAGGACGCAACGACCTGCAACCGGTTGTGGAAGCCAGACAGCCCGCCGTCAGGCAGGCCGTTCAACTTCTTCAGCAGGCAGCAGATCAGGTTGTGTCAGGCAATGGCCGTGAGGCAGAAAACACCATCACCGTCCGCATGACGGGCTCCGGTGCATGTGTGTTTGCTGCCACACAAAGTCATGCCACTGCCCTGGCTCTGCTCCAGGAAGTTCAGCGGGTCAGCAAAAAAATTGTTGTCGCCAGGCAAACGTCGGGTTCTGAACGTATTACAATGCGTACCGAAGCCGGCACCCTCTACCTGATCAGAGGGCTTGCCAGTCACCCGTTGGGGAGTCGCCAAGTTGGTTAAGGCACCGGATTTTGATTCCGGCATTCGAGGGTTCGAATCCTTCCTCCCCAGCCACTCTTTCATCAGGTCGGCATCGCCGGCCTGATTCTTTCGGCAGCAGCCATACGGTTTCCGGACCAGCGCCCAGACAGGTCAGACTCTCGTGCATCGCAGCTCCTACCGCCCCAGCCCTGTCACCATGCCCGCCCTCTGGTCCGAAGGACCGGTACTCTTCACGGGCAATGCCAACCCCGCTCTCGCTTCAGACGTCGCCGCCCACCTGGGTATCCCCCTGGGCAAG from Lautropia mirabilis harbors:
- a CDS encoding tetratricopeptide repeat protein, with product MNSSRLSARTPAVPTLARRPLSTRLALALGLLALGGCSAFQPSASAAVTPPHVTAKAAPDSQAPHSPTEPGNQATGNSPSPGSLATQEQATGGAQPSDDTNTVVAPDAESDTGSALSGTYRPANLPELALTPPLIYEILAAEIALQREQPGAAYATYHSLAAQTGDARLARRATEIAIVTGSLSDALDSARLWVRLDPTYPNARKALDTLLLANGRVTEVEPALTRQLTQARQAGTLDTAYPQLQEKLLNLPDRRAAWALAQRLSASDLDNIQARLMRARLAHEAGQQQAATDEALAAQQLAPDNIEAVLASVQLLQSRPGGRQRAAVLLGNYLQKHPDDLRALKAQGLLQIASEQNDAAIATLSRVQSLEPDNPATLYTLAQLHHQKHDYARATEALQRYVALPEDIERDNGNAFLFLSEIAQKQNDQAGAIQWLERVPTNSRVHFEAQLTRASLLARQSRPEAGLAALSSLKPRNLRETQLQTVTRAQILREAGRYQAAFDVLDRAIRQRKDDKDTIDLLYDRAIAAEKVGRLDVLEKDLRRLIKLRPDDGNAYNALGYTLADHNQRLLEALTLIEKANQLNPGDPHIQDSLGWVYFRLGRTQDALDVFRALWQKSPDTEVGTHYGEVLWHAGQQDGARDIWRQCRQQDPNNELLRDTLKRLGVTLQP
- a CDS encoding outer membrane lipoprotein LolB, translated to MPLILRRTTRQSGAPRHTSFPHSPRRRHLLHAPLLTGLLGAAFMAGCATTPPSPPPAAHNPAEPLHLTGRFSFTSTSNLPQSRPQHSSGRFQLNREGENLSIELSSPFGQTLVRAAQRQGEAAWLETAQHQRYTGPTLEAVLQDAIGIPVPVSRLPDWLTDRFQNVEERSADGHSIRARDAGWQIERNDSRWFLTWHQNPQRIEIRLVVDPTAQPAEQP
- the ispE gene encoding 4-(cytidine 5'-diphospho)-2-C-methyl-D-erythritol kinase — its product is MNSPTRLHLPAPAKLNLFLHVTGRRADGLHLLETVFQFIDLEDHVTLELDPSGHIGRTHDPEGFSADDDLTLRAARALKEATGCPLGVRVTLDKQIPMGAGLGGGSSDAATVLLGLNQLWQLGLSRERLIDIARPLGADVPIFVYGQNAYATGIGDIFEPISLPDRWFVLFMPNVHVATAGIFSAPELTRNTKPIRIHGFTAMAGRNDLQPVVEARQPAVRQAVQLLQQAADQVVSGNGREAENTITVRMTGSGACVFAATQSHATALALLQEVQRVSKKIVVARQTSGSERITMRTEAGTLYLIRGLASHPLGSRQVG